The Pseudofrankia inefficax genome window below encodes:
- a CDS encoding TetR/AcrR family transcriptional regulator, with translation MENAIGRPSRVAARIAAQTAAERRRPDYAGEVSALIEAARKVIEATGTTAKARVADIVALAGLSNDAFYRHFASKDALVAALIEDGAERVAVTLDRRMAREPSIEGKIRVWVDGTLALADESPAARTTAVLWNSSTLNSSIPTGDQAATVPFAELLHEPFALLGSTTPALDAELVTHAVLGRVAGHLRAHTRATPEEKDRLLRFCLSTPTTG, from the coding sequence ATGGAGAACGCAATCGGTCGGCCGAGCCGGGTCGCGGCCCGCATCGCGGCTCAGACCGCCGCCGAACGTCGCCGGCCGGACTACGCGGGCGAGGTGTCCGCGCTGATCGAGGCGGCCCGGAAGGTCATCGAGGCGACCGGGACCACGGCCAAGGCCCGCGTGGCCGACATCGTCGCGCTGGCCGGGTTGTCGAACGACGCGTTCTACCGGCACTTCGCGTCGAAGGACGCGCTGGTGGCGGCGCTCATCGAGGACGGCGCCGAGCGCGTCGCCGTGACCCTCGACCGGCGGATGGCGCGGGAGCCCTCGATCGAGGGCAAGATCCGTGTCTGGGTCGACGGGACGCTCGCCCTGGCCGACGAGTCTCCGGCGGCGAGGACCACCGCGGTCCTGTGGAACAGCAGCACCCTCAACTCGTCGATCCCCACCGGCGACCAAGCCGCGACGGTCCCGTTCGCCGAGCTGCTGCACGAGCCGTTCGCGCTGCTCGGCAGCACCACCCCGGCCCTCGACGCCGAGCTCGTCACCCATGCCGTCCTGGGACGGGTGGCCGGCCATCTGCGAGCGCACACACGGGCCACTCCCGAGGAGAAGGACCGCCTCCTGCGGTTCTGCCTGTCGACGCCGACGACCGGCTAG
- a CDS encoding LLM class flavin-dependent oxidoreductase, whose product MSGTPPTGVGLWAGFLDRMAPAEAISAVRDIEAAGLTTIWLQEYSGVDPFIRAALYLQATDRLTVALGVATIHARDPEAMVAAASTLHQAFPGRFALGLGASHRHLAESRGGTYAKPLTAMRDYLGAMDAVVGPRVLPPRFLGALGPKMVELAGEATDGLHTYFCPVAHTAAAREAVGAGPWIAPSQMVAVGNTGTGWSDDLRRYLGLCLGMPNYRQNLHRWGFSAADLAQTSDALVDALVVPDEPTALRARLDAQRAAGADHLALQLVPPPSSARVLDRVAAGLEVL is encoded by the coding sequence GTGAGCGGCACCCCGCCGACCGGCGTCGGCCTGTGGGCCGGCTTCCTCGACCGGATGGCTCCCGCCGAGGCGATCAGCGCCGTCCGCGACATCGAGGCGGCCGGCCTTACGACGATCTGGCTGCAGGAGTACAGCGGCGTCGACCCGTTCATCCGCGCCGCGCTGTACCTGCAGGCCACCGACCGGCTCACCGTCGCGCTCGGGGTCGCCACGATCCACGCCCGCGACCCCGAGGCGATGGTCGCGGCCGCGTCCACGCTGCACCAGGCCTTCCCCGGACGGTTCGCCCTCGGGCTCGGCGCCAGCCACCGCCATCTCGCCGAGAGCCGCGGCGGCACCTACGCCAAACCGCTGACCGCGATGCGCGACTACCTCGGTGCCATGGACGCCGTCGTCGGGCCCAGGGTTCTGCCGCCGCGGTTCCTCGGCGCGCTCGGCCCGAAGATGGTCGAGCTCGCCGGCGAGGCCACCGACGGCCTGCACACCTACTTCTGCCCGGTCGCGCACACGGCCGCCGCCCGCGAGGCCGTCGGCGCTGGCCCGTGGATCGCCCCGTCCCAGATGGTCGCGGTCGGGAACACCGGCACCGGGTGGAGCGACGACCTGCGCCGCTACCTCGGGCTCTGCCTGGGGATGCCGAACTACCGGCAGAACCTGCACCGGTGGGGGTTCTCCGCGGCCGACCTCGCGCAGACGAGCGACGCCCTCGTCGACGCGCTCGTCGTCCCGGACGAGCCGACCGCGCTGCGCGCCCGCCTCGACGCACAGCGAGCGGCCGGCGCCGATCACCTCGCGCTGCAACTCGTCCCGCCGCCCTCGTCGGCGCGGGTACTCGATCGGGTCGCCGCCGGCCTGGAGGTGCTGTGA